The window CGTCTATCCCAACGGCAAGGTCGACGTGCTGCTGAGACCAACGGCGTTGACGCCGCGCCGGGACCCCAAGCGCCGATCGAGACTGATCGATGAACACCGGCGGCGGCAGGGCGATCCCGTGGCCGGCGGTGGCTCGCGCAATCCCATCATGACCGCATATCGCCAGGAAGCGCTGACATGCGCGGCTGCTCTCGCGGATGGCCGAAAGCGGCCGCGAGATCTGAAGCCCGCCAGCCCCAACGCGTCGAAGATATTGCAACGCAACGTCTATGGCTGGTTCATAAGGGCCGACCGTGGAATCTACGACCTGACCGATACGGGCCGCGAAGCACTGATACGCTGGCCCCAGCAGCGACTCGTCTCCGACGGTGCCGAGTAGAGCGCCACCCGCGCTTTTCCTCGTAAACCCGACATGCGTATTTTGCGATGCGGGATGATTTTGTGCATTGCAATATCCGACGCAGCCGCTATCATGAGTTTGTCGGCCATCTACTCCTCCCAGATGCGATGCCGACCTTGAATGCGGTGCACCTCCTCCCGCGCCGTTTTCGAAATCGAGCCCGCTGCCACCTCCTCCCGGCAGCGGGCTTTTTCGTTTCAGCGGTAGCGCACTGATGGGCGTTCAGCGGGACCTTGCTGCGTGCGCGCCTGTCCAGCCTCAAGGTCAGGGCTGCAGTGCGGCCTCGACAAGCTTGGTTGCACCGGACAGGTCCCCCAGCTTCTCGCCGGCCTCGATGCGGGGGCGGTTGCGGTTGGCGCGCGCCTGCCGCGCGGCGCCCTCTTCGAGCACCTCCGCCGCCTCGTCGGGCGGGAGGACGAGAACGCCGCAATTGTCGAGAACCACGACATCGCCGGGCAGGACTGGCACGTCGCCGCACGAGACGGGTTTGTTGAGGCTGCCGCCCAGATCGTTCAGCCGTGTCGTGATCCCCGACACGCCGGTGCAGAAAACCGGCAGGCCGACCTCGATGATTTCTTCGGCGTCTGTGCAGGGACCGTCCAGGACGACGGCAATCGCGCCTGCCACCTTCGCCGCGAACGCCACCCCGCCACCGAGGCAGGCATGGCGTGTATCGCCGAGCCGGTCGATAACGAGCACGTCCCCCGGCTCGATTATCGACATGGCATGATGCAGCAGCGTGGAGTCCGTGCCCGGGATGGCCACGGTAACCGCCGTGCCGACCAGGGTGCCGGGAAGGGGAGTGATCGGACGCAGCCGGTTGCTGACGAAGCCGCGATGGCGGAAATGGCCGATGGTCGCGATCTCGACCGCGCCAAAACCCTCGATGAGGGCGGGGTCGATACGCTTCGGTGTCGCGCCGATGTGGTATTTCTTCATGACGTGTTTCCTTGGCGCCCGGGTGCTTGCGGCGTTTTGGCGGTGCCCTGCCAGTCGCGCCCGGGCACGGCGGCGAGCAGTTCGTGGGTATACGCTTCGCGCTGGTTGGCAAACAGGTCGGCCGGTTCCGCCTGTTCCACGATCTTGCCTTGCCGCATCACCGCGATCCGGTCGCAGATCCGCGAGGCCACCCGCAAATCATGCGTGATGAAGAGCATTCCGAACTTCAACCGCTCCTGCATCGCGGCCAGAAGATCGAGTATCTGCGCCTGCACCGATACGTCGAGTGCCGAAACGCTTTCGTCCGCGATCAGGAGTTCCGGCTCAACCGCGAGTGCGCGGGCGATACAGACGCGCTGCCGTTGCCCGCCGGAGAATTCATGCGGGAAACGGTCTGCGCTGGATCGATCGAGGCCGACAGCTTCCAGAAGATCGAGCGCCCTCTGATGCGCCTCCTTGCGCGACAGGCCATGGATGATCGGCCCCTCGGCAATGGCCGAACCGGCCGTCTGTCTGGGGTCGAGCGCGGTGTAGGGATCCTGGAAGACGATCTGGACGCGGCGGCGCGCGGCGCGCAGGGCCGCACCGCTCAGGTTGGAAAACGTACCGCCGGAGATCGTCAGGTCGCCGCTGTCCGGTTCGACCAGCCGGATCACGCATTGCGCGAGCGTTGTCTTGCCGGAACCGCTTTCCCCCACCAGTCCGACCGTTTCGCCGCGCCGGATGGAGAGGTCGACATGATCGACTGCACGCACCTCCCGGTTCGCCCCGAGGATGCTGCGGGTGCTGAACAGCTTCGTGATGCCGGTAGCGCTCAGCACGGTCTCACCCAGGCCTGGGCGCGCGTGTCTCGGCTCCAGCTTGGGAACCGCCGCGAGCAGCGTCTTCGTATAGTCCGCCTGAGGATTGGCAAGAACGTCCTTCGCCGGGCCGATCTCGACCAACTTACCGTGCCGCATCACGGCGACTCTGTCGGCGATCTCGGCCACCACGCCGAAATCGTGGGTGATGAAAAGAATGCCGGTGCCGTGCCGTTCGCGCAGGTCCAGCATCAGTTTCAGGATTTGCGCCTGCGTGGTCACGTCCAGTGCCGTGGTCGGCTCGTCGGCGATCAGCAGCGAGGGATCGAGCGCCAGCGCCGACGCGATCATCACGCGCTGACACTGTCCGCCGGAAAGCTGATGCGGGTAGGCGCGATAAATTTCGTCCGGGTCTGGCAGGCGCACTTCGCGAAAGAGTTCGATCACCCGCTTCCTGATGTCGGCCGCGCTCAAGGTCGTATGGAGACGGAAGGTTTCGGAGACCTGTTCTCCCACGCGATAGATCGGATTGAGCGCCGCGATCGGCTCCTGAAAAATCATCGCCAGCCGGCTGCCCGCCATCTTGCGGCGCACCGATGCAGGGAGTTTCAAAAGGTCTGCGCCTTCGAAGAGAACCTGTCCCCTGGCGCGCGGCAGATTGGGCGGCAGCAGCCCCATC is drawn from Mesorhizobium sp. CAU 1732 and contains these coding sequences:
- a CDS encoding DUF2161 family putative PD-(D/E)XK-type phosphodiesterase is translated as MLETSLYGPVKAFLQDLGFVVKGEIGGCDLLALSEDSPPIVVICELKLKFNLELVLQGVDRMAASDEVWLAACMSARGKGRESDARFRNLCRRLGFGLLGVYPNGKVDVLLRPTALTPRRDPKRRSRLIDEHRRRQGDPVAGGGSRNPIMTAYRQEALTCAAALADGRKRPRDLKPASPNASKILQRNVYGWFIRADRGIYDLTDTGREALIRWPQQRLVSDGAE
- a CDS encoding RraA family protein; the encoded protein is MKKYHIGATPKRIDPALIEGFGAVEIATIGHFRHRGFVSNRLRPITPLPGTLVGTAVTVAIPGTDSTLLHHAMSIIEPGDVLVIDRLGDTRHACLGGGVAFAAKVAGAIAVVLDGPCTDAEEIIEVGLPVFCTGVSGITTRLNDLGGSLNKPVSCGDVPVLPGDVVVLDNCGVLVLPPDEAAEVLEEGAARQARANRNRPRIEAGEKLGDLSGATKLVEAALQP
- a CDS encoding ABC transporter ATP-binding protein; its protein translation is MSSPLLDIQNLFVGLPAGADRDYAVEDLSLSIAKGEILCIVGETGSGKSLTAMATMGLLPPNLPRARGQVLFEGADLLKLPASVRRKMAGSRLAMIFQEPIAALNPIYRVGEQVSETFRLHTTLSAADIRKRVIELFREVRLPDPDEIYRAYPHQLSGGQCQRVMIASALALDPSLLIADEPTTALDVTTQAQILKLMLDLRERHGTGILFITHDFGVVAEIADRVAVMRHGKLVEIGPAKDVLANPQADYTKTLLAAVPKLEPRHARPGLGETVLSATGITKLFSTRSILGANREVRAVDHVDLSIRRGETVGLVGESGSGKTTLAQCVIRLVEPDSGDLTISGGTFSNLSGAALRAARRRVQIVFQDPYTALDPRQTAGSAIAEGPIIHGLSRKEAHQRALDLLEAVGLDRSSADRFPHEFSGGQRQRVCIARALAVEPELLIADESVSALDVSVQAQILDLLAAMQERLKFGMLFITHDLRVASRICDRIAVMRQGKIVEQAEPADLFANQREAYTHELLAAVPGRDWQGTAKTPQAPGRQGNTS